The window TGAAGGTGTTCCGGTGTATGCCTTGATTTCACAAGTGCTTTGGGAAGGATGTATATCTATCTCAAAGGAAATACGGTTCTTGTCGCTCGCCCCAACATCGAATCGGCTTGGATTACCAGTATTGAGATAGAAGCCATAGTTGCTGCCAATTACCATCCCAAAGGGTGCGGGTAAATATGTCCGATGGCCTTGTCCTTTGTATTCCTCGAAGACAACCGCATCGACAAGTTCCCCCCGTTGATCAACGGAGTGAAACCTTTCTCCGAAGCCGACAACATGATCTTCGGATGCGAGGGGAAGCCAAGCTCTCACTCCATACACTCGCTGCTGAGAGTCCTTGAGAACTTCAGATTCCATAATCGAAACTCCGGTCGGGAATTGTCCGCTCTGTCTTAAGAACCCGTAGTCAGGGCTCCACACAAGTGCGCAGAATGAGAAGACCTCCGTTCTCTCGCCGGACTCACTCTCAAGCCAGTAGGAGATTTCCTGGAACTCTTCGAGAACCGGCAAGACAACTTCCCAAGCAATTTCATCGGGATATTCGCCCGAGCGTGCAGCCGCATCTGCCAGATGCGTATTCGTTCCTGTGAATTTTGCGGTCTTGCCGTAGGGGCCAAAATCATCTGAATGAGCTTGACCTACGCATGTGAGTTCAAAAACCTGCACTTCATTTCCATCTGTAAGGTGCAAGACAACTTTTTTTATCGACTCATCGGTTCGAGCGCGAACCGACCATACATTTCCCGATCTCGGGTGTATCGGAATTCTTTGATCTGGCTCATGACGATAGGGATGTCCAAGGCCTAATGGTAAATGGATTAACACAATTCTATTCCTTTTCCAAGTTCGAATTCAGTGCGTTAGATAAGGACAAATACATGGCGTGACTCCAGAGGAGCGGTACGGCTGGCTCGCCCCAACTCGCGATCCATTCTGCTCTCATCTCTGGAAAGAGAAGTGGAATTTCTAGTTGTTCTGGAAGTTCGAGATCATCATTTATGAGAGTTTCAACCCATTCCAAAATTTCTGCCGCCTTCAACGTGTCGCCAACTTTGATCAATGATAAGCCAAGGAAACAAGAAAGAAGTGGCCAGCGACCTCCACCAAAATATCCATCTTCCTTGTGGCGGTATGTTCCGAAAATTCCCAATTCCTCTGAGACTGCCTCAATAGTTGACTGTGCGATCGAACTATTTCCCTCAATAAGTCCGAAAGGTGCGATGAGTGAGAGGAGGCTCGAATCTAGCCCTTCACCGTTAATCCATTTTGCAAGGCGTCCGTTGATCAATCCTTTTTCAACAATTAGGTCCACTATTTCATTGGCGCAGTCGCCGGCAACATTTCGTGACTCTGTCGACAGTTCCTTCCACGTGCTGCATGCTTTCAGGCCAGCGGCGATACTTCCAATACTAGCCACGTGTTGATGGCCAAAACTTTCTTCCCACCAATCATAGGATTCAATCTCCCAAAACGTGGATAAGTAACCAACAAGGGTCTCAACAGCCCGGTAAGTTGCACCATGGAGAGCATTTCCGCGTGAGAGAAATTTATCGAGCGACCAGATCCAGGTTCCAAATCCATCGAGTTGAAGGTTGGTCCAATACTCATCCGATTCTTGCCCATCGGCCTTGTAACGACAGTGGAGATGTTCCTCTAGTGCAATCTCTTCACCCTGTCGTTTCTTTCTAATGAGTGAAGCGATTTTTTCTTCACGGTCTATGATTACCCGAGTGGCCCACTTGTGGAAGTTAAGGGCGCTCTCGGTTTCTCCAGAGGAACTCATTGCCTCGGCGATGAATGCGCCGTCGCGGAACCAGCTGTAGTTGTAAACCCGAAAATTGGGTGAAGCAATATATGCACCGGTGATGGCTTGATTTGCCTTGATGATGCGAATACTTGCTCTTCTCAATCGGGAATGCGTGTCGATACTAATTCTCTGCACCATCGTTTCTGTAGGTCATTCAATCTTGACGTTGAAAGCGAATAGGGAAATGGCATTAGTAATACATTGGAATGGCGTTGCGGCTGATTGAGAGGCTGCAACGCCATTCCAACCATTGATTATTCTTTCGCGAGAATTGCGTTTACTGCACTTGCAGCCGAGTTCAAAGCTTGAGTAACTGAAACCGTCCCATTGAGAGCTTTTTCAAGCCACGCATTTACCGTGTCTTGCATCTCATTCTGTTGACGGATTACTGGAGGAGTGATCGGATTTTTCAGGGCCTCAAAGACCGCTGTGCGGTTGGCAGGTATGGGCTTCGAGAGGTAGATGGAGAGTGCCTTCTTGTCCGAGATTGCAGGAATTTCCCATGCAGCAGCGAGACGAATCTTTACAGCAGCGGGATCACTAGTCATAAATCGTGCCCATTTCCAAGCGGCTTCAGCATTCTTAGTTTTTGCAGAGGCTACAACGGCGTTGGCAAAGAAGTGGTTACCTGGGGTAACTCCACCTGGCTCGACCACGATATCCCAACCAAAGGGAACATCTTTATACGCATCGAACATCCAGATACCAGTGTGGTACATAGCGAGCTTGCCCGCTTTAAACATTGCACCGTCATCGAGTGTTCCCATTTGGGCTTTAGTTGGCGTATATCCATTTGCAGTTTTGCCGACCAACCAGTTAAGTGCATTGATGCCGGGCTGCTTATTGAAAAGTGCCTTTTTCTTATCTGGACTGAGGAACTTGCCACCAGCTTGTCCGAGGACTTTGTAAAACTCCCAGAACTGCGTTGGCTGAAAATCAGCATAGGTCCCTTCTGGCAGTTTGGCCTTAAGTGCTGCAGCTGCAGCAGCTTCATCGCTCCAGTCCCAACTTGAATTCGGGGTTTCAACGCCTGCGGCTTTGAAGAGATCTTTGTTGTAATACATAACAACTGTGGAGAATGAAGAAGGAACGCCGTATTGTCGTCCATTGTCGGAAAATACATCGTACGCCTTGCCATAATAGGAAGTCTTCTTAAAGGTTTTATCCTTGATCGATACCTTATTGAAATCAAGCAGAGTCCCAGCTGATGCGTATGTTATGAAGTTCTCATAGTTGAGTTCGAAGGTATCAGGTGTCTGATTTCCGGCCACACGAGTCTTCAATTTCGTAAAATAATCCGCGTAAGATGCAGATTGAACATTGATGTGAATTTTTGGATACTTCTTTTCGAATGCTTTTACCATTGCCGCAAGATCCTTCACGTGGTCAGGGACCGAAGTGAAAGTGAAGAAGTTAACGGTGGTCTTTGATGCTGCAACCGTTGGATTGCCAATTAAGCCTATAGTTGCAATCAGGGCGCCAGCGATACAAGCGACCCAGATTTTTTTCTTGATGCCTTTCATTTGTTTCCCCTCTAGTAAGTGATGTACTGGCCCGTGAAGGCCTTTCCCAAATCCGATGAAAACCCAAAAGATAACTTCATCCCTTGAGCCCGGCTGTGAGAAAACTCTGTGCGATCTGCTTTTGCAGAACGAGGTAGATAATTGCAATCGGAAGAACTGCGAGAGTTGTAGCAGCCATAACCATTGGCCAATCGGTGAGATTTTCACCATGGAGATTTGCTAACGCAAGAGGAAGCGTCATCTTCTCTGGGCTGAAAATGATCAATAACGGCCAAAGATAAGCATTCCAGACCGACATGAACGAGAGAATTGTCAGTGCGGCAATAGTGGGAATGCAAAGAGGAAGTGCGATTGAGCGAAATAATCTGAAATGGCTTGCTCCGTCTAAAATCGCAGCTTCCTCAAGTTCACGGGGAATAGCAAGCATCGCCTGGCGCATGAGAAATACGCCAAATGCAGAAGCAATCATGGGCAGACCTAGTCCAAGATAACTGTCGACGAGCCCGAGTTGACGCATCTCGATAAACAATGGAACGATGATGACTTGAAACGGGATCATCATTGTAGTGAGATAGATTAAGAAGATTGCATTCTTTCCGCGGAACTGCAATCGAGCAAAGGCATATCCGGCAAGCGCAGAGTTCGTGATTTGAATGAAGACGATAATCACCGAGACGGCAATACTATTGAGAAATAATCTTGGCATATCAAGTAACTCAAAGACTTTTCTGTAATTTTCTAGCGTTGGAGACTTCGGGAAAAGGGTTGGAGGTGTTGCAAAGGCTTCAACGCTATTCTTAAGTGACGAACTAATCATCCAGAAAAATGGGAAGAGCATGAGGAGACCAAAGAAAGTTGTGAAGAATTTTGGTCGCAAGCTAGTGCTATTCATAATTCACCCATCGTTTCTGTAGGCGAATCTGTATTCCTGTAATAAGTAAAATAATCAAGAAGAGCACCATGCTCATCGCGGAGGCATACCCCATCCGTCCATAATCAAATGAGTTCTTCACAATTTGTTGTACGATGACGGATGTTGAGCCCTCTGGTCCACCTTGCGTCATTACCCAAATCTGATCAAAGACTTGAAAATTATTAATCAGACTAATAACCAATACAAAGAAGGAGGCTGGCGTCAGTAATGGGAGAGTAATTCGGAACAGGATCTGACGCTTACTTGCTCCATCGATTGCGGCAGCTTCTTTATACTCAGGTGGGATGGATTGCAGTCCCGCAAGGAGAATGAGCATTACAAAGCCAAGATCTTTCCAGGCAGAAGGAATAATGACTGAGATCATTGACCAGGATGTGCTGGTCCACCAGCCCGGTCCATTTATTCCAATCGTAGCCAGAGCAGAGTTCACTAATCCGCCCTGGGGATTGAGAATCCATTGCCATAGCAGCGCCACAATTACCCAGCTTGTAATTACGGGGAGAAAATAAGCAGCCCTCAGGGCAGAGGAGCCTTTAAATTTGCGATTGAGGGCTAAAGCTGCGCTCAACCCAAGGATGTAGACGAGAGGCAAATAACCGGCAATGAAAATGAGTGTGTTCTTTAAGGCATTATAGAAATCTTTGTTGTGGATCAATTCTTGAAAGTTTGCCAATCCGATCCAGCGTGGTGGCGAAAGTAGATCCCAACTGGAAAAGCTAAGAATGGCCGCAGCGAACATAGGAAGAATGATGAAAAGCACTAAAGGTATAAGGCTCGGCGCGATAAAAAACGCCGCTGTGCGACCGTGTTTGTTTTTTATCAAGAGACACGTCCGAATTTAGATACAACGGAGAGTCGATGCTTCACTTCGGTAAGGCTTGCGTTTGCTCGATGATTTCTGCTTAAAGATGCTTGAAGAACAATTGCAGTGGCACCGAGTGCCCACTTGGCGTCATCCCACGGATCAATCTCTATCTCAAACTTTTTCATTGTGGGCACGACATTCTCATTTAAAGATTTAAGAACGAATTTCTGCCAAATGTCCCAAGCTTGCGATCCTTCTCCACTAATGAGAACTAATTCAGGGCCAAAAACATTCACTACATTTGCTATGGCCAGACTCAAGGCCTCTCCAGCCGGCTTAAAATACTTAGTAGCAACCTTTACATCTTTGCGTGCCAGATCCCATAACTTTGTAATATCTGCATTTTTTGGAAGAACCCCATCGGAGATTGCCCTACTTAAGATTGCTGGATCAGAAGCAACTGTTTCTAAGCAACCTCTCTTCCCACATTCGCAGAGTAAGCCGTTGGCTACTGATGTCACGTGTCCAATTTCACCTGCGCCGTGGGAACCAGTGTAGAGTTCTCCATTTATAACAATTCCTAGTCCGATACCACGTCCCAAAGTAATTGTTAGGAAGTTGCTGACATCTCTACCACGACCGTACAGGCTTTCTGTGATAGATAAAGTATTTACATCATTCTCGAGGAGTACTGGAGTCTTTAAGATTTCAGATAAAAGCTGCCCTACATTTACTGACGACCATCCTAATATTGCCGAATCGGTGGTACCAGAATCACCGGGGGAGACAACACCAGGTACTCCAATTCCAATTCCGAGAATCTGACCCTTAACTTTCTTGCTATGTTTGAGAAGTATCTTTGACAGCAAATTGATTGCATCACTTCCACGGCTATTAAAGACCTCTTCAAAATTCCACTGCACATTTGACTCTAGATCGACAACAACACCCACAAGATGGTCTTCTGCCAACTTAATGCCAATTACTTGTCCGGCACCGGCTACCAGTCCAAGTAGAGTCGCTGGGCGCCCGCCCGTTGAGGGGGACTGTTCGAGCTCGCAAATAAGACCCCTAGCAATCAGGTATTTAGTGGCCTGAGTCAGGGTTGGCCCGCTCAAACTTAAGTCCCGAGCAATTTGTGCACGTGAGAGCGGACCAGAAGTGGCGATTGCGCGGAGTACTTCGTTGGCACTATCGCGCATCGCTTCCACCCCCTGGTACTTTCTTTACTTACTTAAGTAAGTAAGTGGAGACTAAATCTCTAATGGGTAGAAAGCAATAGCAATCGAATTATTTTTCATATCGATTTGGTAACGAAATGATCAGAGGATGTTGGCGACACGCATCGATTTGTCAGTGGCACCTGCTACTTTTCGAACAGGTGTTCGGTTATCCTAACCCTGTACAACCAGAGCGGTTCCACCTTCCGCGCTCGCTTTGCCCACAGCCTCTGTGGTCAGGAGTGAACTCCGTCGGTGGGTCTCCGTACCTTCTGGGCCAGACCCAAACGAACTGTCGTAATGACAAGTGCGTTCTATCGAAAGGAATGAAGTGGCTACTGAAAAAAATAATAAAGCACACGATGCTGCAGCAGAAAAAGCAACCACCGAACGCCAAAAGGCGCTCGACACAGCCCTAGCCCAGATCGAACGTCAATTTGGAAAAGGCTCAGTTATGAAGATGTCAGATCGCGCTAACCAGATTGTTGAAGTAATTCCAACTGGCTCCATTGCACTCGACATCGCACTTGGAGTCGGTGGATTACCGCGAGGTCGAATTGTAGAGATCTACGGACCCGAGTCTTCGGGTAAGACAACTCTTGCATTGCATGCAATCGCAAATGCACAAAAGGCTGGTGGTATTTGTGCATTCATCGATGCAGAACATGCCTTCGATGCTGAGTATGCAAAGAAGCTAGGAGTTGATATTGACGCGCTATTAGTTTCACAGCCCGACACTGGTGAGCAAGCTTTAGAGATCATGGATATGTTAATTCGCTCCGGCGCACTCGACCTTGTCGTTGTTGACTCAGTTGCCGCTCTCGTTCCACGTGCTGAGATCGAAGGCGAGATGGGTGATTCGCATATGGGACTACAGGCCCGACTCATGTCACAGGCCTTGCGTAAAATTACTGGAGCTCTTCATCAATCTAAGACAACTGCGATTTTTATTAACCAGTTGCGTGAAAAAATCGGTGTCTTCTTCGGATCCCCTGAAACTACTACAGGTGGCAAAGCATTAAAGTTCTATGCATCAGTTCGCTTAGATATTCGCCGAATTGAAACTCTTAAAGATGGACAAGAGGCCGTTGGTAACCGCACACGCGTTAAAGTTGTTAAAAATAAGATGGCACCGCCATTTAAGCAGGCCGAGTTCGACATTATTTACGGAACTGGTATCTCTCGTGAGGGCTCTTTAATTGACATGGGCGTCGACATCGGAATCGTAAAGAAATCCGGTGCCTGGTATACATATGAGGCCGATCAACTCGGTCAGGGCAAGGAGAATGCACGTACCTTCCTTCTCGATAATCCAGATCTTTCAAATGAGATTGAGAGCAAGATTCGCGCTCACTTTGCACCAGTACAGGTCGATGCCGACTTAATTGCAGCCATTGATGAGGCTGCAGCAGAGGTTGATTTCTAATTAGCCTCAACTTCACAAAAGTTGACCATGGCGCTGACCCTTACGAACTCGCACACACGATTGCATTGAATGCACTCGTTACGCGAGCCAAGAGTAAGGGTGAGCTCCTGGCTCATCTTAAAAAGCGCGGCATAACCGATGAGGTTGCCAATGCAATCATCTATCGCCTTCAAGAGGCGGGGTTGATAAATGATGCCGAGTTCGCAAAAGCGTGGACGCAGTCGCGACACAACGCAAAGAAATTATCTAAGCGGATGATCGCCGGTGAGCTGCGAACTAGGGGAGTTGATCAACTCTCTATCGATACTGCTTTAGATGAGATCGATGGAGAAGATGAGTACCGAATGGCATTTTCTCTTGCGATGAAAAAATATTCAACAATGTCACGGTTGGAGGCCGAAGTGCAGATCCGACGAATTCAATCGCTCTTGCAGCGTAAAGGTTTTGGCTTTGATGTTATAGGGCGAGTCATTCGCGAATTAGATATTCACTCAGGCGAGCTGCTGTAGCGACAACTGCCGCTGCATGAATGCGGCCAGGTTGGCGACCTAAGCGTTCAATTGGTCCGCTAATACTTACGGCGGCTATTACTTTTCCATTTGGTGCTCTCACAGGGGCCGATACCGATGTAACTCCAGCTTCGCGCTCTCCAACAGACTGTGCCCATCCGCGCCGACGATCTGCTGCTAACTGGGCGGCGGTAAAGCGAGCGTTAATTAAACCCCGGTGAATTTTTTCACTATCTTCCCACGCCAATAAAATTTGGGCAGCCGAACCTGCAGCCATCGTCAATGCACTTCCTACTGGAACCGAGTCGCGAAGACCTGAGAGGCGCTCGGCAACGGCTACGCAGATGCGCTGATCGCCCTGTCGTTTATACAACTGCGCACTCTCTCCCGTTGCATCCCGTAAGGCGGCAAGAGCAGGGCCGGCGGCGGCGAGTAAGCGATCTTCACCGGCGGCTGAACTCAACTCACCGCTGCGAGCCCCGATAGTGAAGCGTCCTGATAAGTCGCGTGAAACGAGCCGATGAAATTCAAGGGCAACTGCCAATCGATGCGCAGTAGGACGAGCGATGCCTGTTGCGGCAACGAGTTCTGCTAAAGAGTGAGGTCCTGCCTCTAACGTGCTCAAAATCGCTACGGCTTTGTCTAATACGCCAACTCCGCTATTCTTTCTGACCATAGAGTGATATTAGCATCCCACTATTTGATATGGCAATATTAAGGTATAGGAGTAAAAAACAAGATGGCTAACACATTAGCGGAGAAAATTTGGGACGAGCATATCGTGCGTGCCGCCGCAGGAGAGCCTGACCTTTTATATATCGATCTACACCTCATTCATGAAGTTACTAGCCCACAGGCCTTTGACGGTCTTCGCCTTGCAGGTCGCAGAGTACGACGTCCAGATCTAACTATTGCAACTGAAGACCACAATGTTCCTACTCAAAATATCGATCGACCTATAGCTGATCCAGTTTCAAAGTTACAAGTCGATACATTGCGCGCAAATTGCGCAGAGTTCGGTGTGCGTCTTCACTCGCTAGGAGATAAAGATCAGGGAGTAGTTCACGTGGTTGGACCCCAGCTTGGTCTGACGCAGCCAGGAATGACAATCGTTTGTGGAGATTCGCACACATCAACGCACGGCGCTTTTGGGGCTCTTGCCTTTGGTATTGGAACATCTGAAGTTGAACATGTA is drawn from Candidatus Planktophila sp. and contains these coding sequences:
- a CDS encoding glycoside hydrolase family 15 protein: MRRASIRIIKANQAITGAYIASPNFRVYNYSWFRDGAFIAEAMSSSGETESALNFHKWATRVIIDREEKIASLIRKKRQGEEIALEEHLHCRYKADGQESDEYWTNLQLDGFGTWIWSLDKFLSRGNALHGATYRAVETLVGYLSTFWEIESYDWWEESFGHQHVASIGSIAAGLKACSTWKELSTESRNVAGDCANEIVDLIVEKGLINGRLAKWINGEGLDSSLLSLIAPFGLIEGNSSIAQSTIEAVSEELGIFGTYRHKEDGYFGGGRWPLLSCFLGLSLIKVGDTLKAAEILEWVETLINDDLELPEQLEIPLLFPEMRAEWIASWGEPAVPLLWSHAMYLSLSNALNSNLEKE
- a CDS encoding sugar ABC transporter substrate-binding protein, coding for MKGIKKKIWVACIAGALIATIGLIGNPTVAASKTTVNFFTFTSVPDHVKDLAAMVKAFEKKYPKIHINVQSASYADYFTKLKTRVAGNQTPDTFELNYENFITYASAGTLLDFNKVSIKDKTFKKTSYYGKAYDVFSDNGRQYGVPSSFSTVVMYYNKDLFKAAGVETPNSSWDWSDEAAAAAALKAKLPEGTYADFQPTQFWEFYKVLGQAGGKFLSPDKKKALFNKQPGINALNWLVGKTANGYTPTKAQMGTLDDGAMFKAGKLAMYHTGIWMFDAYKDVPFGWDIVVEPGGVTPGNHFFANAVVASAKTKNAEAAWKWARFMTSDPAAVKIRLAAAWEIPAISDKKALSIYLSKPIPANRTAVFEALKNPITPPVIRQQNEMQDTVNAWLEKALNGTVSVTQALNSAASAVNAILAKE
- a CDS encoding carbohydrate ABC transporter permease translates to MNSTSLRPKFFTTFFGLLMLFPFFWMISSSLKNSVEAFATPPTLFPKSPTLENYRKVFELLDMPRLFLNSIAVSVIIVFIQITNSALAGYAFARLQFRGKNAIFLIYLTTMMIPFQVIIVPLFIEMRQLGLVDSYLGLGLPMIASAFGVFLMRQAMLAIPRELEEAAILDGASHFRLFRSIALPLCIPTIAALTILSFMSVWNAYLWPLLIIFSPEKMTLPLALANLHGENLTDWPMVMAATTLAVLPIAIIYLVLQKQIAQSFLTAGLKG
- a CDS encoding sugar ABC transporter permease — its product is MFAAAILSFSSWDLLSPPRWIGLANFQELIHNKDFYNALKNTLIFIAGYLPLVYILGLSAALALNRKFKGSSALRAAYFLPVITSWVIVALLWQWILNPQGGLVNSALATIGINGPGWWTSTSWSMISVIIPSAWKDLGFVMLILLAGLQSIPPEYKEAAAIDGASKRQILFRITLPLLTPASFFVLVISLINNFQVFDQIWVMTQGGPEGSTSVIVQQIVKNSFDYGRMGYASAMSMVLFLIILLITGIQIRLQKRWVNYE
- a CDS encoding ROK family transcriptional regulator, which codes for MRDSANEVLRAIATSGPLSRAQIARDLSLSGPTLTQATKYLIARGLICELEQSPSTGGRPATLLGLVAGAGQVIGIKLAEDHLVGVVVDLESNVQWNFEEVFNSRGSDAINLLSKILLKHSKKVKGQILGIGIGVPGVVSPGDSGTTDSAILGWSSVNVGQLLSEILKTPVLLENDVNTLSITESLYGRGRDVSNFLTITLGRGIGLGIVINGELYTGSHGAGEIGHVTSVANGLLCECGKRGCLETVASDPAILSRAISDGVLPKNADITKLWDLARKDVKVATKYFKPAGEALSLAIANVVNVFGPELVLISGEGSQAWDIWQKFVLKSLNENVVPTMKKFEIEIDPWDDAKWALGATAIVLQASLSRNHRANASLTEVKHRLSVVSKFGRVS
- the recA gene encoding recombinase RecA gives rise to the protein MATEKNNKAHDAAAEKATTERQKALDTALAQIERQFGKGSVMKMSDRANQIVEVIPTGSIALDIALGVGGLPRGRIVEIYGPESSGKTTLALHAIANAQKAGGICAFIDAEHAFDAEYAKKLGVDIDALLVSQPDTGEQALEIMDMLIRSGALDLVVVDSVAALVPRAEIEGEMGDSHMGLQARLMSQALRKITGALHQSKTTAIFINQLREKIGVFFGSPETTTGGKALKFYASVRLDIRRIETLKDGQEAVGNRTRVKVVKNKMAPPFKQAEFDIIYGTGISREGSLIDMGVDIGIVKKSGAWYTYEADQLGQGKENARTFLLDNPDLSNEIESKIRAHFAPVQVDADLIAAIDEAAAEVDF
- a CDS encoding regulatory protein RecX, which codes for MNALVTRAKSKGELLAHLKKRGITDEVANAIIYRLQEAGLINDAEFAKAWTQSRHNAKKLSKRMIAGELRTRGVDQLSIDTALDEIDGEDEYRMAFSLAMKKYSTMSRLEAEVQIRRIQSLLQRKGFGFDVIGRVIRELDIHSGELL
- a CDS encoding IclR family transcriptional regulator C-terminal domain-containing protein; this translates as MVRKNSGVGVLDKAVAILSTLEAGPHSLAELVAATGIARPTAHRLAVALEFHRLVSRDLSGRFTIGARSGELSSAAGEDRLLAAAGPALAALRDATGESAQLYKRQGDQRICVAVAERLSGLRDSVPVGSALTMAAGSAAQILLAWEDSEKIHRGLINARFTAAQLAADRRRGWAQSVGEREAGVTSVSAPVRAPNGKVIAAVSISGPIERLGRQPGRIHAAAVVATAARLSEYLIRE